One region of Zingiber officinale cultivar Zhangliang chromosome 7B, Zo_v1.1, whole genome shotgun sequence genomic DNA includes:
- the LOC122005718 gene encoding uncharacterized protein LOC122005718, which translates to MEGGRGGASSRARKEKEIMNPREEDPNIQSTDDEIEHLLNPTSETQGSTDAIISKNSYVLCKVFQKSGSGPRIGEQYGAPFNEEDWEDSIDGHSFLLPCVNCLSPESLDNQYGLLDHISEQPAPFGVIGMPSDPDLSEFGGILLEELEQFPSACPLREDICGQIIDSAIPINDINYSSEVDQDQLFNELEILTAEALIHGNIDNAENIPSEIMLHPTITELDTDQYVELNDLCFIWDSNPPEYVAPPS; encoded by the exons atggaaggaggtcgcggaggtgcatcatctcgagctcggaaggaaaaggaaataatGAATCCTCGGGAGGAGGATCCCAATATTCAATCTACCGATGATGAGATTGAGCATCTTCTGAATCCGAcatccgaaacacaaggaagtaccgatgcaattatttctaag AATTCATATGTTCTTTGTAAAGTCTTCCAAAAAAGTGGTTCTGGCCCTAGAATTGGGGAGCAGTATGGTGCACCTTTCAATGAAGAGGATTGGGAGGACTCAATTGACGGgcattcctttcttcttccttgtgtaaATTGTTTGAGCCCAGAATCACTAGACAACCAATATGGACTATTGGATCACATTTCTGAGCAACCTGCGCCTTTTGGTGTGATTGGGATGCCCTCTGATCCTGACCTTAGTGAATTCGGTGGAATATTGCTGGAGGAATTGGAACAGTTTCCCAGTGCATGCCCGCTCAGAGAGGATATCTGTGGACAG ATTATTGATTCAGCCATTCCTATCAATGATATTAATTATTCTTCTGAAGTGGACCAGGATCAACTATTTAATGAATTAGAAATTCTCACTGCTGAAGCATTGATCCACGGCAACATTGATAATGCTGAAAACATTCCGTCTGAAATTATGTTGCATCCTACAATAACTGAACTGGATACTGACCAATATGTGGAGCTGAATGATTTATGTTTTATTTGGGATAGCAATCCCCCTGAATATGTTGCACCACCTTCATAG